One sulfur-oxidizing endosymbiont of Gigantopelta aegis genomic region harbors:
- a CDS encoding YHS domain-containing protein: protein MSNENEDIGLSDPVCGMSVTKDSEHHEHLNHSDYYFCSSNCHDKFNSNPEEYISPEEAAQAQLSDPVCGMNVTKDSEHHEHYKHDDYYFCSSSCHDKFTSDPEQYAQEKSTEHSSNHHHSHSPSTDKVSEDYCPDGKCDIGATFYDVSTLFRTVF, encoded by the coding sequence ATGTCAAACGAAAACGAAGATATTGGATTGTCCGATCCTGTCTGTGGCATGTCCGTCACTAAAGATTCAGAACACCATGAGCACCTTAATCATTCAGACTATTATTTTTGTAGTAGTAACTGCCATGATAAATTTAACTCAAACCCCGAAGAATACATATCACCAGAAGAAGCTGCACAAGCACAGCTATCCGACCCTGTCTGTGGTATGAATGTAACAAAAGACAGCGAACATCATGAACATTATAAGCATGATGATTATTATTTCTGTAGTTCAAGTTGCCATGACAAATTTACCTCCGATCCTGAACAATATGCTCAAGAAAAATCGACTGAACATTCTTCAAACCATCATCATTCACATAGTCCATCGACTGACAAAGTCAGTGAAGACTATTGTCCAGATGGTAAGTGTGATATTGGTGCAACTTTTTATGATGTGTCAACACTTTTCCGGACAGTTTTCTAA